In a genomic window of Candidatus Hydrogenedentota bacterium:
- a CDS encoding amidohydrolase family protein encodes MAVKRRKFLKLAGGLLGAAALVELGARSGVCPFKGFSVKRPDTDTRRFLGDLPENRHDRAILRMSELDQLPWFETNEDGDMQLKAGSDLPAIIDCHSHVGWSQGFGSDIDMTRRCPVSYFFDHEIPQDFLHVQMHPTEAESRVLSRETSLTLLHTPQRNKTHTAVNLLAEMERFNHCRAALLPVEIPVRSHHMKQTEAAAQLDERLLPFAAIHPRHWSDSKAERLEALVNRTCRGLKFHPVFQFIAPDAKESMALFDWCAAHDVIVLSHTGFTGREPAFMRAFAEPERFRKALQEFPNLKMIFAHTGSRARFKEAFAVAKDYEDQVWLDFTGQPVPNIQHLLDNYDTDKLLYGTDWPYYPLSVSLARFLVATSGREHLRPAILRDNFLQLMGMQEA; translated from the coding sequence ATGGCTGTCAAAAGAAGGAAGTTCCTCAAACTCGCCGGCGGCTTACTCGGCGCGGCGGCACTGGTCGAATTGGGCGCACGAAGCGGAGTCTGTCCTTTCAAGGGCTTTTCTGTAAAACGCCCGGATACGGATACACGCCGGTTTTTGGGTGATCTCCCGGAGAACCGACACGACCGCGCCATATTGCGCATGTCGGAATTGGATCAACTGCCTTGGTTCGAAACCAATGAAGACGGCGACATGCAATTGAAAGCGGGGAGTGATCTGCCGGCTATCATAGACTGTCATAGCCATGTGGGATGGAGTCAAGGCTTTGGTTCTGATATCGACATGACGCGGCGCTGTCCCGTGTCTTATTTTTTTGATCATGAGATTCCCCAAGATTTTTTGCATGTGCAAATGCATCCCACCGAGGCGGAGTCAAGGGTATTGTCTCGAGAAACATCCCTGACCTTGCTTCACACACCCCAACGAAACAAAACCCATACAGCTGTCAATCTGCTCGCGGAAATGGAACGCTTTAATCATTGTCGGGCGGCCCTGCTCCCGGTTGAAATTCCGGTACGTTCGCATCACATGAAACAAACCGAGGCAGCGGCACAACTGGACGAGCGGCTGCTGCCCTTTGCCGCCATTCATCCGCGGCACTGGTCAGACAGCAAAGCAGAGCGTTTGGAGGCATTGGTCAACCGCACGTGTCGGGGGTTGAAATTTCACCCCGTGTTTCAGTTCATTGCGCCTGACGCCAAAGAATCCATGGCACTCTTTGACTGGTGCGCCGCCCATGATGTTATTGTACTCTCCCATACAGGATTTACAGGTCGGGAACCGGCTTTTATGCGTGCCTTCGCCGAGCCCGAACGATTCCGCAAGGCGCTGCAAGAATTTCCCAATCTAAAAATGATTTTTGCTCACACAGGTTCTCGTGCCCGTTTCAAAGAGGCCTTCGCCGTTGCCAAGGATTATGAAGATCAGGTTTGGCTGGATTTTACGGGGCAGCCGGTACCCAATATCCAGCACTTACTGGACAACTACGATACGGATAAATTGCTTTATGGTACGGATTGGCCCTATTATCCCTTATCTGTGTCGTTGGCACGCTTCCTCGTGGCTACCTCCGGCCGTGAACATCTGCGCCCCGCTATCTTACGGGATAATTTCCTGCAGCTCATGGGCATGCAGGAAGCCTGA
- a CDS encoding ATP-dependent Clp protease ATP-binding subunit gives MWDRFTDRAKHVVGTAREEAVRLGCEYVRTEHILLGLCKEPEGIAIRALENLGVDIQALILEIEQQVQPSVEQVVEEDITFTPRAKKVLELAVEEARRLNHNYIGTEHILLGLLKEGEGIAAKVLQEEIPNITRLQDEVVRLLGDQTRPGAIGSQGSRKSQTPALDAFGRDLTQMAREGKLDPVIGREDEIERVIQVLSRRTKNNPVLIGEAGVGKTAIVEGLAQCIIRGDVPELLLNRRVLTLDLAGVVAGTKYRGQFEERLKAVMKEIRRADNIILFIDELHTIVGAGAAEGAVDAANMLKPALSRGELQCVGATTMDEYRKHIEKDSALARRFQTILVEAPTVEETIEIIKGLRDKYEAHHRVKFSDEAVIAAAQLADQYIADRFLPDKAVDVIDEAGSRARLQITTRPPALKEMDHKIEEARKEKEAAIGAQEYEKAAAFRDTERTMAAELEEAKREWERVRDSSETIVNEDDIAYIVSKWTGVPLTKLEEKESARLLRMRDELHKTVVAQEDAISAITRAIQRSRSGLRDPNRPVGSFLLLGPTGVGKTLLAKALAEFLFGNQEALITIDMSEYMEKFAVSRLAGAPPGYIGYDQGGQLTEQVRRRPYSVVLFDEIEKAHPDVTNTLLQVLEEGCLTDNTGRKVDFRNTVVIMTSNAGARRIGKSTSLGFYRDEESEHFERMRDRVLEEAKKIFNPEFMNRIDEILVFHRLTHNDFLKIVEIQMQEVVDRVAEKNIHLEFSDQAKEFIVRIGSNEEYGARPLRRAVQQYVEDPLAEILLKGNLGTVTTITVHPSDIGDKLVFTKGAQPAEGILT, from the coding sequence ATGTGGGATAGATTTACCGATAGAGCGAAGCATGTTGTTGGCACTGCACGGGAAGAAGCCGTACGGCTTGGTTGCGAATATGTACGGACAGAACATATTCTGCTCGGATTGTGCAAAGAACCGGAAGGTATTGCTATACGTGCCCTCGAAAATCTCGGCGTTGATATTCAAGCGTTGATTTTGGAAATTGAACAACAGGTTCAGCCGAGTGTAGAACAGGTTGTTGAAGAAGATATTACTTTCACGCCCCGCGCCAAGAAAGTGCTGGAATTGGCTGTGGAGGAGGCGCGTCGTCTTAACCACAACTATATTGGCACGGAACATATTCTGCTTGGTTTGCTGAAGGAAGGTGAAGGTATTGCTGCGAAAGTCCTTCAAGAGGAAATCCCGAATATCACCCGCCTTCAAGATGAAGTCGTGCGTCTTTTGGGTGATCAAACCCGCCCGGGTGCCATTGGCTCACAAGGGAGCCGCAAATCGCAAACCCCTGCGTTAGACGCCTTCGGCCGGGATCTTACGCAAATGGCGCGTGAAGGGAAACTGGACCCCGTCATTGGGCGTGAAGACGAAATAGAGCGTGTGATTCAGGTACTGAGCCGCCGCACCAAAAATAATCCCGTGCTCATTGGCGAGGCGGGCGTGGGTAAGACCGCCATTGTCGAGGGACTCGCCCAATGTATCATCCGCGGCGACGTACCCGAACTGTTGCTCAACCGTCGTGTCTTGACCTTGGATCTGGCTGGCGTCGTGGCGGGCACGAAATATCGCGGACAATTTGAAGAGCGGCTAAAGGCAGTGATGAAAGAGATTCGTCGTGCCGACAATATTATTCTGTTCATTGATGAATTGCATACCATCGTGGGGGCCGGCGCGGCAGAAGGCGCAGTAGATGCGGCGAACATGCTGAAGCCCGCTTTATCTCGTGGCGAATTGCAGTGTGTCGGCGCTACGACCATGGACGAATATCGCAAACATATTGAGAAGGATTCCGCCCTTGCCCGTCGATTCCAGACGATTCTCGTTGAGGCGCCCACCGTTGAGGAAACGATTGAGATTATAAAGGGGCTGCGCGATAAATATGAGGCCCATCACCGTGTGAAATTTTCAGATGAAGCGGTAATCGCTGCGGCGCAGCTGGCGGACCAGTATATTGCTGATCGCTTTCTGCCTGATAAAGCCGTGGACGTTATCGATGAGGCGGGCAGCCGAGCACGATTACAGATCACGACACGCCCGCCGGCGCTCAAAGAAATGGATCATAAGATCGAAGAAGCACGAAAAGAAAAAGAAGCTGCTATTGGCGCTCAGGAATATGAGAAGGCGGCAGCCTTCCGCGATACAGAACGAACCATGGCGGCGGAGCTGGAGGAGGCAAAACGTGAGTGGGAACGGGTGCGCGATTCTTCTGAGACGATTGTAAATGAAGACGATATAGCCTACATTGTTTCCAAATGGACAGGGGTGCCGCTCACGAAGCTGGAAGAAAAAGAATCAGCGCGGCTGTTGCGGATGCGCGATGAACTGCATAAGACGGTTGTTGCGCAGGAAGATGCGATTAGCGCCATTACGCGCGCCATACAACGCAGCCGTTCGGGGCTGCGTGATCCTAATCGCCCGGTAGGTTCCTTCCTGCTGCTGGGTCCCACAGGTGTGGGAAAAACCTTGCTTGCCAAAGCCTTGGCTGAATTTCTCTTTGGTAATCAAGAAGCTTTGATTACCATTGACATGTCCGAATATATGGAAAAATTTGCCGTATCGCGTCTTGCCGGAGCGCCTCCCGGTTACATTGGTTATGATCAAGGCGGTCAATTGACGGAGCAGGTGCGTCGCCGGCCCTATTCAGTGGTTCTCTTTGACGAAATTGAAAAGGCCCATCCCGACGTTACCAATACCTTATTGCAAGTGTTGGAAGAAGGCTGTCTCACCGACAACACAGGCCGTAAAGTAGATTTCCGAAACACGGTAGTGATCATGACCTCGAATGCCGGTGCCAGACGCATTGGGAAGAGCACCTCCCTCGGCTTTTATCGCGATGAAGAGAGCGAACACTTCGAGCGTATGCGTGACCGCGTATTGGAAGAGGCGAAAAAGATTTTCAATCCTGAATTCATGAATCGGATTGATGAAATTTTGGTTTTCCACCGCTTGACACATAATGATTTTCTGAAAATAGTTGAAATCCAAATGCAAGAAGTGGTAGATAGAGTAGCGGAAAAGAACATTCATTTGGAATTCTCGGATCAGGCCAAAGAATTTATTGTTCGTATCGGAAGTAATGAGGAATACGGAGCGCGGCCTTTGCGGCGTGCCGTACAGCAGTATGTTGAGGATCCTCTTGCGGAAATCTTGTTAAAGGGCAATTTGGGCACAGTTACAACCATTACCGTGCACCCTTCAGACATTGGCGATAAGCTGGTGTTTACAAAAGGGGCACAGCCGGCGGAAGGTATACTCACTTGA
- a CDS encoding ABC transporter ATP-binding protein — MTTPVFTNGNVPVPMSSPTYSAWTIYSRLVALAWHYKGRLILSLFLALVIAASFGAMLVGVGVLIRVTFYEAPESTAVTEHSEDPAEALAENVQHYVGIMERYVGWGPTGLPDKLRNLAKTMRADRMRALMVASVFALILAFIMNVARFFQEYLAGSIGANITSDLGSAMYANLMRQSVGFFESHSSGEILARFTNDIFMVNRGLEGVFIKLMREPIKVLLFLSVALSVDWQLTLIGVCVLPLVLYFLISIGKKMRMSVRRSLQKIAGMATVVNETIKGISIIKGFGMEDYEVNRVHAEIRRLRKFLLRMVRLHALTGPSTELILVVGIVSFVLFSGQRVESGQLDAGALVQLYFALAMMLDPVRKMSDVNNLIQTSVASAQRCFEFIDMQPDIQERADAVALEPLRSSIRFENVSFSYDGEREVLQDINLEIKKGEMVALVGPSGSGKSTFVKLLPRFYDPIRGSVSIGGVAIREATISSLREQMSIVTQDTILFAEPLRSNIAFGRDDFTEERIQGAAQAAHADLFIEELPNGYDTVIGESGCTLSGGQRQRIAIARAIIKDPSLLILDEATSSLDSESEQLIQEALDHFVKGRTTIVIAHRLSTIQRADRILVMDAGRIIEEGSLDELLAKEGAYRRLHDLQFNING; from the coding sequence ATGACAACCCCTGTATTTACAAATGGCAATGTACCTGTCCCTATGTCCTCTCCAACCTACTCCGCTTGGACTATATACAGCCGGCTTGTAGCCTTGGCGTGGCATTATAAAGGACGTCTTATTTTATCGTTATTTCTCGCCCTTGTTATTGCCGCTTCTTTTGGCGCCATGCTGGTCGGGGTGGGTGTGTTAATCCGTGTCACCTTTTATGAAGCGCCTGAATCGACTGCTGTAACAGAACATTCCGAGGATCCCGCAGAGGCATTGGCGGAAAATGTACAGCATTATGTCGGTATCATGGAACGCTATGTCGGTTGGGGACCGACGGGGCTGCCCGATAAGCTACGTAATTTGGCGAAAACCATGCGTGCCGATCGTATGCGTGCCCTTATGGTTGCCTCCGTATTCGCCTTGATTTTAGCCTTTATTATGAACGTGGCACGTTTCTTTCAAGAGTATTTGGCAGGATCCATTGGCGCTAATATTACCAGCGATTTAGGCAGTGCCATGTATGCCAATTTGATGCGCCAGTCTGTGGGCTTTTTCGAGTCTCACAGTTCAGGTGAAATTCTAGCGCGTTTCACCAATGACATATTCATGGTGAATCGCGGTCTGGAAGGGGTGTTTATTAAATTAATGCGCGAGCCTATCAAGGTGCTTTTGTTTTTATCGGTGGCCCTGTCTGTCGATTGGCAGCTGACATTGATTGGTGTTTGCGTACTTCCTCTTGTACTTTATTTTCTGATCAGTATCGGAAAAAAGATGCGCATGAGTGTGCGCCGCTCTTTACAGAAAATTGCGGGCATGGCGACAGTCGTGAATGAAACGATCAAAGGCATCTCAATAATCAAAGGTTTTGGCATGGAAGATTATGAGGTGAATCGCGTTCATGCCGAGATAAGACGGTTGCGCAAGTTTTTGCTGCGTATGGTGCGGCTCCACGCGCTTACAGGCCCGAGCACAGAGCTTATACTGGTTGTGGGTATCGTGAGCTTTGTGTTGTTCAGTGGTCAGCGTGTCGAATCGGGACAGTTGGACGCGGGCGCTCTGGTTCAGCTTTATTTTGCCCTTGCCATGATGCTTGACCCGGTGCGCAAGATGTCGGATGTAAACAATCTTATTCAGACGAGCGTGGCAAGTGCACAGCGCTGTTTTGAGTTTATCGATATGCAGCCGGATATTCAGGAGCGTGCAGACGCCGTTGCCTTGGAGCCTTTACGTTCTTCTATCCGATTCGAGAACGTGAGTTTTTCCTATGATGGCGAGCGGGAAGTCTTGCAGGATATCAACCTGGAAATTAAAAAAGGGGAAATGGTTGCCTTGGTGGGCCCCAGCGGTTCCGGGAAAAGTACCTTCGTTAAGTTGCTGCCCCGTTTTTACGATCCTATCCGCGGCAGTGTGTCAATTGGCGGCGTAGCCATACGGGAAGCGACTATTTCCAGTCTCCGTGAGCAGATGAGTATTGTCACGCAAGATACGATTCTTTTTGCCGAGCCGCTGCGCAGCAATATCGCCTTTGGCCGTGATGATTTTACAGAAGAACGTATCCAAGGGGCAGCGCAAGCGGCGCATGCCGACCTTTTCATTGAAGAACTTCCCAATGGTTATGACACGGTCATAGGCGAATCAGGCTGCACCCTGTCCGGCGGACAACGTCAGCGAATCGCTATTGCCCGGGCAATCATCAAAGATCCGTCCTTATTGATTCTTGACGAGGCGACCTCAAGTTTGGATTCTGAAAGTGAACAACTTATTCAGGAAGCCCTTGATCATTTTGTGAAAGGGCGCACAACGATTGTGATTGCCCACCGCTTGTCCACGATTCAACGTGCCGATCGTATTTTGGTCATGGATGCCGGGCGCATTATTGAGGAAGGAAGTCTCGACGAATTGCTGGCTAAAGAAGGTGCCTACCGACGGCTCCATGATCTGCAGTTCAACATTAACGGATAG
- a CDS encoding 6-phosphofructokinase — MSNILEGKVLVAQGGGPTAVINQSVVGVIREARNYPQVTHIYGALNGVSGIINERFLDLTDVSDANLEAVANSPSSGLLSTRDKPDEAYCKKIFAVCKTHNIRYFFYCGGNDSADTCRIVSEMGKKVGYDMRVVHVPKTIDNDLRVTDQCPGYGSAAKFVAQAFAGADLDNRSLPGVYIGVVMGRDAGFLVAASALGRKYEDDGPHLIYLPERTFSMKQFCEDVKAVYEKFGRCVVAVSEGIKNAEGLPVVTEYIGIVRDHHNNVQLSGSGSLGDALADYIKKNTEIDRVRADTLGYLQRSFLGCVSEVDQVEARTVGEVAVRHALRHGQDGSVVMERVANYAISYRLAPLQDVARLTKPFPNNFINEAGNDVTEDFITYARPLVGTLEQAYHLDAPLVPVQR; from the coding sequence ATGTCGAACATATTAGAAGGAAAAGTACTGGTAGCCCAAGGCGGCGGTCCTACGGCAGTCATCAATCAAAGTGTGGTAGGCGTGATTCGTGAAGCACGGAACTACCCTCAAGTTACCCATATCTACGGCGCGTTGAACGGTGTCTCCGGCATTATCAACGAACGCTTTCTTGATCTCACCGATGTATCCGATGCCAATTTGGAAGCCGTGGCAAACAGCCCCTCTTCCGGACTTTTATCCACACGCGATAAACCGGACGAAGCCTATTGCAAAAAAATATTCGCGGTTTGTAAAACCCATAATATCCGCTATTTCTTCTATTGCGGCGGCAATGACAGCGCAGACACCTGCCGCATCGTGAGTGAAATGGGCAAAAAGGTCGGCTATGATATGCGCGTTGTACATGTACCCAAAACGATCGATAACGATCTGCGCGTCACCGATCAATGCCCCGGCTACGGTTCTGCGGCCAAATTTGTGGCGCAGGCATTTGCCGGCGCAGACCTCGATAATCGTTCCTTGCCCGGCGTATACATCGGCGTTGTCATGGGCCGTGATGCAGGCTTCCTCGTTGCCGCCAGCGCCTTAGGCCGCAAATATGAAGATGACGGTCCCCACCTTATTTATCTTCCCGAACGCACCTTCTCCATGAAACAATTTTGTGAAGACGTGAAGGCCGTCTATGAAAAGTTTGGTCGTTGTGTCGTTGCGGTGTCTGAAGGCATCAAGAATGCCGAAGGGCTTCCCGTAGTCACAGAGTATATCGGTATCGTCCGTGACCATCACAACAATGTACAGTTGTCCGGATCCGGATCTCTTGGCGATGCCCTCGCGGATTATATTAAAAAGAACACCGAGATCGACCGTGTCAGGGCGGATACCTTGGGATATCTCCAACGCAGTTTCTTAGGCTGTGTCAGTGAAGTCGACCAAGTCGAAGCGCGTACCGTCGGTGAAGTCGCCGTGCGCCATGCCCTGCGACACGGTCAAGATGGTTCTGTGGTCATGGAACGTGTTGCGAATTACGCCATCTCCTATCGTCTCGCCCCGCTGCAAGATGTTGCCAGACTCACCAAACCCTTCCCCAACAATTTTATCAATGAGGCGGGCAATGACGTGACGGAAGATTTCATCACCTATGCACGCCCCCTTGTCGGGACACTCGAGCAAGCATACCATCTGGATGCGCCCCTTGTGCCGGTGCAACGCTAA
- the bamA gene encoding outer membrane protein assembly factor BamA, translating to MKKFYLNIVVVFVVVGLTMLWHGNGAFAQDAAPPTVQDVLIEGLSRISDAAARAQLETQAGNPFDAGAVARDIKRLYETGYFETVNSRTDESAAGVVVVYSVTEKRIIGEVRIIGNKKIKTKNIRAVLSMREGAPFQPDLFEEERDAILALYEGKGYTNTFIEVNSENIGPNSVRLIYDISEGGKARIHSISFEGNDSLSNRALRKTMKTKRARWFMGGRYEEAKFEADLKNIIDKYGDNGYLEADIVATDMVYSKNGKAMDVVIHMDEGQQYTMESLDIANNAVYDDEELLSTVEVLPGSIHNKGQVAADVALIEQGYQDSGYIDSVVTPQITLDRETKTTHAVYHINEGDLKYVREIRVTGNDVTKDEVIRRQMLLIPGERYDGAAVTDSENRIKNTRFFDKTRITFAETDDELFTDLLVNVEEGKTGTFNFGAGYSTEDRLGVYSEVRLNNFDIFNWPSFSGGGQQLRLRVQVGDRRDQYSLSFTEPEFLGYPLTFGFDVFDESYDVRGAARYREEARGGQIRFGKALSPTTMVMTALRYQETDLRDLEWYYNPVLRMQAGESTTIANSWSIERNTLDSRFDPNRGYVHLLVGEVAGLGGDHEFWRIEQDSSWFRSLGEKEKWVLSVRARHGVMDTYGSSKYVPLQERFYAGGTATVRGYRNRDIGPKIREYWLGGDRFAIGGNARAVYNVEAKFRATDIFRVYAFADAGGVWDEVGDVSFGDLNYSVGTGIGFNVPMLGPIRVDYGYPLNPGRHQSSSGRLHMSTGFRF from the coding sequence TTGAAGAAGTTTTATTTGAATATCGTGGTTGTTTTCGTTGTTGTGGGGCTGACGATGTTGTGGCACGGAAACGGGGCTTTCGCACAAGATGCGGCGCCGCCGACTGTGCAGGACGTGCTCATTGAGGGCCTTTCTCGGATCAGTGATGCCGCCGCACGTGCGCAATTAGAGACGCAAGCAGGGAACCCATTTGATGCGGGCGCTGTGGCGCGTGACATCAAGCGCCTCTACGAGACGGGATATTTTGAGACCGTCAATTCCCGTACAGACGAAAGCGCGGCGGGCGTGGTCGTTGTCTATAGCGTCACGGAAAAACGCATTATTGGTGAAGTGCGCATCATTGGCAACAAAAAGATCAAGACGAAAAACATCCGTGCCGTTTTGTCTATGCGCGAGGGCGCGCCCTTTCAGCCCGATCTTTTTGAAGAGGAGCGAGATGCTATTCTTGCGCTCTATGAGGGCAAAGGCTATACCAACACCTTTATCGAAGTGAATTCCGAGAACATCGGCCCCAACAGTGTCCGTCTCATTTACGATATTTCTGAAGGCGGCAAAGCGCGCATTCACAGCATCAGCTTTGAAGGCAACGACAGCCTGAGCAACCGCGCCCTTCGCAAGACTATGAAAACAAAACGGGCGCGTTGGTTTATGGGCGGTCGTTATGAAGAAGCAAAATTTGAAGCCGATCTAAAGAACATTATTGATAAATACGGTGACAACGGGTATTTGGAAGCCGATATCGTCGCCACCGATATGGTCTATTCGAAAAATGGCAAGGCAATGGATGTTGTCATTCATATGGATGAAGGGCAGCAATACACCATGGAATCCTTGGACATCGCGAATAACGCGGTCTACGATGATGAAGAACTGTTAAGCACGGTAGAAGTGCTTCCGGGTTCTATTCATAACAAAGGCCAAGTAGCGGCGGATGTGGCATTAATTGAACAAGGGTATCAGGACAGCGGTTATATTGACTCTGTCGTAACGCCGCAAATTACCTTGGATCGGGAAACGAAGACGACCCACGCCGTCTATCATATTAATGAAGGTGATCTGAAATATGTCCGTGAAATACGGGTTACCGGAAATGATGTGACCAAGGACGAAGTGATTCGCCGGCAAATGCTGTTGATCCCGGGAGAACGCTACGACGGCGCAGCGGTGACGGACAGCGAAAACCGCATCAAAAATACGCGTTTCTTCGATAAGACCCGCATTACCTTTGCCGAAACAGACGACGAGTTGTTTACGGATCTGTTGGTTAATGTGGAAGAAGGTAAAACAGGAACCTTCAATTTTGGCGCAGGCTATAGTACAGAAGACCGTTTGGGCGTGTATTCCGAAGTGCGCTTGAACAATTTCGATATCTTCAACTGGCCTTCCTTTTCGGGCGGCGGCCAACAGCTGCGGCTTCGTGTACAGGTCGGCGATCGTAGAGATCAATATAGTTTAAGTTTTACCGAACCCGAATTCCTGGGCTATCCGCTGACCTTTGGTTTTGACGTATTCGACGAATCGTATGACGTGCGCGGCGCAGCGCGGTACCGGGAAGAGGCAAGGGGCGGTCAAATCCGCTTTGGCAAGGCGCTGTCCCCCACCACGATGGTCATGACAGCACTCCGTTACCAAGAAACCGATTTGAGAGATTTGGAATGGTATTACAATCCGGTGCTGCGTATGCAGGCGGGAGAATCTACGACCATCGCCAACAGCTGGTCTATAGAACGCAATACCTTGGATTCACGTTTCGATCCCAACCGGGGCTATGTCCATCTTTTGGTGGGTGAAGTTGCCGGTCTTGGCGGTGACCACGAATTCTGGCGTATTGAGCAAGATTCGAGCTGGTTCCGTTCCTTAGGCGAGAAAGAAAAATGGGTTCTCTCTGTCCGTGCCCGTCATGGCGTCATGGACACCTATGGCAGCTCCAAATATGTGCCGCTGCAGGAGCGTTTCTATGCCGGCGGTACCGCTACGGTTCGTGGTTATCGCAACCGTGACATTGGTCCCAAAATCAGAGAATATTGGCTGGGCGGCGATCGCTTTGCCATTGGCGGCAACGCCCGTGCAGTCTACAATGTTGAGGCAAAATTCCGTGCCACTGATATCTTCCGTGTATATGCCTTTGCAGATGCCGGCGGTGTTTGGGATGAAGTGGGTGACGTGAGTTTTGGCGATCTCAATTATAGTGTGGGAACCGGTATCGGCTTTAATGTGCCTATGCTTGGACCCATTCGGGTTGACTACGGCTATCCGCTCAATCCCGGCCGCCACCAGAGCAGCAGCGGAAGGCTGCATATGTCTACCGGATTCCGTTTTTAA
- a CDS encoding OmpH family outer membrane protein codes for MNQQVSYLRLVLGLSIVLTLAFSCLMVRPAAAQTETTGQYRIAVVDMSLLMSEYNKRKAKYNELQKEVDRLQQEIDSMSQRIEKAKSDYEAKKDSMSDDERFDKRSQIESDFVQYRSELERRQRLIDTQEERVLKEVVNDIEAVIAKVAEKDRYHLILNASKGTRASVLYHSATIDITSQVLQDLNK; via the coding sequence GTGAATCAACAAGTATCTTATCTTCGTTTAGTTCTAGGGCTGTCCATTGTATTAACGTTAGCATTTTCCTGCCTCATGGTTCGGCCGGCCGCGGCTCAAACTGAGACGACCGGACAGTACCGTATTGCGGTGGTAGACATGTCTTTATTGATGTCGGAATATAACAAACGCAAAGCGAAATACAATGAGCTGCAAAAAGAGGTGGACCGGCTCCAGCAGGAAATTGATTCCATGTCGCAGCGCATTGAAAAGGCCAAGAGCGATTACGAAGCCAAAAAAGATAGTATGAGCGATGATGAACGTTTCGACAAGCGTTCGCAGATCGAATCCGATTTCGTGCAATACAGAAGTGAGCTGGAGCGTCGTCAGCGCCTTATTGACACACAAGAAGAACGGGTGCTCAAAGAAGTCGTGAACGACATTGAAGCCGTGATTGCGAAGGTGGCGGAAAAAGACCGGTACCATCTGATCCTGAATGCGTCCAAAGGGACCCGTGCCAGCGTGTTATACCACAGTGCTACCATTGACATTACTTCTCAGGTGCTCCAAGATCTGAACAAGTAA
- a CDS encoding prolyl oligopeptidase family serine peptidase: MIHLISLKTYDPYGLERSFRSIETLNTWILTILFCCLGATLCCHGDESQSGITEISITSSIDGTDQKALYYKSNSPSPVPLILSLHSWSGDYNQADPLAEKVIAADWNYIHPDFRGANNNPDACLSEKAVQDLDDAIAYALREGPVDNTAVFVVGTSGGGYATLGSYLRTNHPVRLFLAWVPISDLDAWYRESKNRGKKYAEDIVACCSPFDEYDPHCALERSPLYWPMPVLPPGRIELYAGIEDGYTGSVPISHSLHFFNKLATHFQRPDARVSCEEMLALLTRDVKVDRAAGTLEDRSIFYKKEIAQASVTIFDGTHEMLTGYCFERICAAVEER; this comes from the coding sequence ATGATCCATCTTATTTCCTTGAAAACCTATGATCCCTATGGATTGGAAAGATCCTTCAGATCCATCGAGACGCTGAACACTTGGATACTCACTATCCTCTTCTGTTGCTTAGGCGCCACGCTTTGCTGCCATGGCGACGAATCCCAGTCCGGTATTACCGAAATCTCCATCACTTCCAGCATAGACGGTACGGATCAAAAAGCGCTGTACTATAAAAGTAACAGCCCGTCGCCCGTGCCGCTCATACTCAGCTTGCACAGTTGGTCTGGCGACTACAACCAAGCCGATCCCCTTGCAGAAAAAGTGATTGCTGCAGACTGGAACTATATCCACCCCGATTTCCGAGGCGCAAATAATAACCCGGACGCCTGCCTGAGCGAGAAGGCGGTGCAAGATTTGGACGATGCTATAGCCTATGCCCTACGAGAAGGACCGGTAGACAACACAGCCGTTTTTGTAGTCGGCACTTCCGGCGGCGGCTATGCGACACTGGGCAGCTATCTGCGCACCAATCATCCTGTACGATTGTTTCTTGCTTGGGTTCCCATCAGTGACCTTGACGCATGGTATCGGGAATCGAAGAATCGCGGCAAAAAATATGCAGAAGACATCGTAGCGTGCTGCTCACCTTTCGACGAATATGATCCCCACTGCGCCTTGGAACGCTCCCCTCTTTATTGGCCTATGCCGGTATTACCACCGGGCCGCATCGAACTTTATGCCGGCATAGAAGATGGGTACACCGGAAGCGTTCCTATTTCCCACTCCCTACACTTTTTCAATAAACTGGCAACCCATTTCCAACGACCGGACGCACGGGTTAGCTGCGAAGAAATGCTTGCCTTACTGACGCGTGATGTGAAAGTAGACCGTGCGGCGGGCACCCTTGAAGACCGATCTATATTTTATAAAAAAGAGATTGCCCAGGCTTCAGTCACCATTTTTGACGGCACTCATGAAATGCTTACAGGCTACTGTTTTGAACGGATCTGCGCCGCCGTTGAGGAACGCTGA